AGAGAGCGCCACCATGAGACTATAGTGTTTTATTTAGTATTACAACATGGCCAGTTAGTGTGACAAGGAAACCTACTTTGGTACCCAAGGAATGGCTGGTTGTGATGATGGGCAAAAGTCAAGATGCTTATTGCCTAATGGCTGTTCTAGCATTTCCACGTTGACTTTGAAGGTGAGGAAGGAAATAGCACCACTGCCAGCTGTAATCTAAGGAACTCTTCAATCTCACTCCAAAGCAGTACAAAATAGAAGAAGTTAAAAGTCTTAACACATGCCCATTTTTCAGGAAATCCTATGTCATCTGCTAAGAAGGAGGAATCCTGGTCCTGTTCCCTCAGGTCCTTGTCACGTTAGCTTTTTGATAGCTTCAATCCACTCTGAACGCTCAGCCTTGCTGCTGGCCTGGATATAATAGTGTGTGTCATCCTTAGTAATCACTTTGAAGAGATTTCCCTGGACATTTCCTTTAACCCCTaggcaggaagaaaagaagaatcagTGACTTGTATATCCATGTCTGCTTTCAGCTGGGAGTAGCTAAAAGTCAATTGAGACATAGACAAAAACACATATAATGAAGTTTTCCTTAGTACAAATGTATATGGTTAGGAAATCCCACCAGATGCATGCTTTCCTATCTTCCTCCCGTCTGtccccctctccctcacctgtgCCTTAAGGCCTGCCAGTGCTATGTCTGGGCGTTTCTGGAAGCCCTCTTGGCCTGCCCTCTATGCTAACGACAGGTCTAGTCACATTCACATCAAAGAGTCCAGTATGTTTATGTTAAAACCAGGGACAGATGTGGGATGTGACTTGAATTGTTTAGCTACTTTGACTCAATCTCTACATCCATAAATTGAGAATAATACTATTTTCCTACCTTTACCGTCCATTGTGAAATTAGTGTGATAATAGATATTAAAGTGTGCTGTCAGTCCTTAAGCACTATGGTAAACTATTGTTCTTAGGTAGAAGCTTATGGGCCAGTAAGCACAGAAAAGgatgggaaagaatattaaagacAAGGATTATTTAGTTGTTGTAAAACACTAAGAACACTCGCCCTTTCTCTAATCCTGAAATTGGCTTCAAAGCTCACACCATTCATCATCTCACTGAGAAAACCCTACTCGGCTCCCACAGCTTAGCACTTCATCAGCAGAGCCTTACTGAGAGCACAGGCCCCTGCGATCAGGCCAGGGCCAAAGCTGCCCTTACCAGCAGGGACGCCGTTATCCTCCAGAGCAGACACGAGTGAACCACGAAGAGAAAACCCGCCCACTGGCCGGTTCTCTTCctgcaaaggaaaggaaacctGATTAGGCATTGTGTGAAGACGCAAAAGAAGAGTCACACTCTCATCTATAACCACCCTCAGTCAGGCCTGCTAAAGTAGCctgtgaggacttccctggtggcacagtggttaagaatccacctgccaatgcagggcacatgggtttgatccctgctccgggaagatcccacatgccgtggagcaactaagcccgtgcgccacaactattgagcctgcacgctagagcccgtgagccacaacaagagaaggccgcacaatgaggagcccgtgcacaatGAAGACtacccccactcgctgcaactagagaaagcccgtgtgcagccacaaagacccaatacagccaataaaaataaattaattacttaaaaaaaaaaagtagtctgtGAGAGTCATTTTGTAACAGAAGATGACACTGAACTTGGACATCACGTGGCAGTTATCTGCAACCAGTGAGGAAATTCGGGCTTCATTCCACAGCCAGCAGCAGTAGCGCCACACCCCTCCCCGTCTCTCGGCCCTCCCTGTGGTCTAGCAGGGTCCGGGCGGGGGGCAGCAGTAGGGGGCTGCTTCAAGCTCCTTAAGTTTCTCGGCTTAGGGTGGGGTTCCTGGCTGAAGCTCAGTGAGGGAGGAATGTCCATTcttatttcaaaaaacaaatggaaaatcacACGTCTACCAAGACAAGGCTGAACAGGCTGACTAAAAggacatttttcttcccttttgattGGAATTAGATCAACCCAGCATGCAGTAATACTTATTATCTGAAACTCAGAATTATGGCTTAAATATTACATGGTAAAAGAAATCTTTCGAAACACTGGTGGGGACGAGAGGCTGAGGGGGCAGAATTCATGGACTCTTTGGGCAGAAGGGGGTGAAAGAGGCTGGAAAGCACCACTCAGGAGTCTATCAGCCCACCTCACCCTCCCTCGCACACAGCCAGCTTTGGAGAAACTGAAGGATGCTTTTCCTCTCAAAACAATGTAGATCCACCGAGCAGGGCGCACTGGGCAGGCAACAATGTGATGAGAGAAAGGAGTGGTCAGGCTGTGAGGGGTAGCTTGCAGCGTGGAAGGGAAGGCACAGTGGCTGGGAGTCATGGTAGGGATGCCGggaggaagggcagaggtggagCCAGCTGCCAGCTCCGCTCTGGAGAGATGCATCTGGAAGCAGGACAAGGCACTCACTTTGGAAGGGTCGTAGTAGTGCAGAAAAGCTGGCTCCTTCCTCAGAACAAAGCGCCGCACCTTCCAGTTTTTCCTCTTGTGCCCCTGCGGCAAGGAAAGGGTGCAAGGCTCATTGGTGACAGCTCTCGGTCACTTCCTCCCACCTCCGGGCCTCTAACGCCAAACCTCGAACCTCCCAGCCAGCCTGCTCCAACAGAACTGCTTTCTAAAAAGAGTATTGGAGACCCAGGGATCACAGTGACATGTCATGGACGTCCCCGCTCAGCGACACTTCACCAACAGCACTGTCACCTTTAGTCGAGGCGACAGAGCCAAAGAGGGTCCGTGCTGAAAGAAAGGGGGAGCACTGCCTGGACACCACTCAGGGCGCACAGAGGACAGGGAGGTCACAGGTGTCAACTGGACTGAGAACTCACAGGCAAACTTGAATCCAAGGGCACCAACTTTTAAGTGTCAACTCAGTCCAAAAACAAACCTACAGCTATAAGTATATGTGCACTTATATACAGTAAAAACCATGTTAACATTCTGCATCAGAAGAAGagtaagacacagaaaacaaacttctggtgaccaaaggggaaagggggtgggggagggataagttaggagtttgggactagcagatacaaactattatacataaaatagataagcaacaaggtcctactgtagagcacagggaactatactcaatatcctataataaaccataatgggaaagaatatgaagaagaatatgtatatatacgtataactgaatcactctgctggaCACCAAAagctaacacaaccttgtaaatcaactatacggcaaaaagaagaaaaaaaaaggttaagaagtGATCAATTATATGTTAAAACCTAAATGTGGAAGATGAGGCCGTGCGCGTGACTGCGGCTTCACCCCTAGATCACAAAGCCTCCTTAGCGCTCTCGTCTGGAACACCCCGAGGCCACCCCACACCCTCCTCTTCTCCCAGGACCTCCCGACCTCCCGTCACCAGACTCCCTCCAGACCCAGCAGAGGCGGAGCCCTTGGAATAAACAGGCAGTTGCACGGATGGTAAACAATCTAAAAGCAGAGGCGGATCCTGATCTGCAAGAAGCAGGTGACAATGATGACGAGAGCTCCAAGTAGACGGCAGTGGTGCTGAGCAGCGTTCTCATCCactgtacagacacacacattcacatcgCGCGTAAGAAGCACACAGACACGAGAGGTGCGTAGGAGGCTGGCTTACACCTCACGGGCCGGGACGTGGCAGCTGGGTTTGCCGGCACGGGTGGACATGCCGCAGGTGTGACTGTGTCCCGGCTGCCTCCTGCTTGGTAGGAGCAGTGGCCATGGTCAGTTTTTAAACACTGAGATTACACTGCAGAGTTTCACCTTCAACCTACTGATGTAGGTGGAGAAAATACTCATCAAGGGGGCATGCAGAGTCCCACAAAAGCAGGCAGAGACCCCAGGAAGCCTCGGGGAGCAGAAAGAAATGTAGAATGCCAATCGGTAGGCAACGCCCCTCCAGACAAATAAGTGAACTGGGCAGTGACACAGGCATTGTCTTCTCAGGCTGTGATCATTACTTGTGCATACCTTTTCCCTGAATGCCCCCTTGATACCTTTTCCCTGAATGCCCCCTTGTCTGGGACTCGTGTGCGCGCACGTGGGCACATGCATACCCCTTGATTTGCTCCCTGTGGCCGCCGCTAGACCCTGACTTTAGCAGATTCTGCTACAATTAGTGCCCTCAGGCAGTTTCAGCCCTTCCCACCCTTTGTGGGGATTCCTGCCTCCCCCAAGTTTGAGAACTGTCCATCTCCTCCCTGCTCCTAGGCGGCCATACCTGCTTGGCCAGATAGCCTTGttttaccactgtgccacttaaCTCCATGGTGCTGAGGCTGATTTCTTCCTTAGGACTTGTCTTCTTCTTGTGGCTCTCAGCCTAGGGGGAAGGAGAGAGCGAGGACTCTGTTACCAAAGAGTCCCCGTTCCAGGCTATGGGGGCTCCCACGGGAAAAGGAACACCCTCCGTACAGAAACCCCACTCCACCTGGCGGTGAAGCTGTTCCCCTGAACCTTGGCCTCTCACCCATGACTGTGGACCCCTGCCTCCTACTCTGttgcctcttcctctctctgcccctgtGGCAAGAGGAACCCACTCCCTAACTTACAAAAGTGTACAGGGCTGTGGAGTCATCCAGGAACTGCTCAGCCAGATCCCCAGAGCGAACGGCTCCCAGGCTTCGGGTGCCTACTGGCCTAAGGAAGTTCTCCTCCATGAGCACGGAGGCCAGGGTTACGGCCTCCAGACGGCTGGCTGCAAAGCTGTTGGAGATGAGCCAGTCCACCAGGGAGGAGCCTGCATCAGGTCAAGGGCAGCATCGGTCAGACGACAGGCTCCAGACCAGCTTCCTCAGTGGTGCTTGGCTGTGACCTCCTTGACCTTGGCCTCTTGGGCAGCCTTGAACAGCCTTGGGACTCTGCCCTAGAGCAGACCGAAGGCCACACCTTGCTGCCCAGGGCTGTGGCCGCACCCATGTGTGGCCATCTCAGTCCAGCCCCTTGGCTGGCAGGCAGCTCTGGCCTCAACCCAAGCCGGTCAAGTACACTGAGTCCCGG
The window above is part of the Hippopotamus amphibius kiboko isolate mHipAmp2 chromosome 4, mHipAmp2.hap2, whole genome shotgun sequence genome. Proteins encoded here:
- the PLEK2 gene encoding pleckstrin-2 isoform X1, with the translated sequence MEDGVLKEGFLVKRGHIVHNWKVRWFILRQNMLLYYKLEGGRRVTPPKGRILLDGCIITCPCLEYENRPLLIKLKTQTSTEYFLEACSREERDAWAFEITGAIHAGQPGKVQQLHILKNSFKLPPHISLHCIVDKMHDSGSGIRPSPNMEQGSTYKKTFIGSSLVDWLISNSFAASRLEAVTLASVLMEENFLRPVGTRSLGAVRSGDLAEQFLDDSTALYTFAESHKKKTSPKEEISLSTMELSGTVVKQGYLAKQGHKRKNWKVRRFVLRKEPAFLHYYDPSKEENRPVGGFSLRGSLVSALEDNGVPAGVKGNVQGNLFKVITKDDTHYYIQASSKAERSEWIEAIKKLT
- the PLEK2 gene encoding pleckstrin-2 isoform X2, yielding MLLIKLKTQTSTEYFLEACSREERDAWAFEITGAIHAGQPGKVQQLHILKNSFKLPPHISLHCIVDKMHDSGSGIRPSPNMEQGSTYKKTFIGSSLVDWLISNSFAASRLEAVTLASVLMEENFLRPVGTRSLGAVRSGDLAEQFLDDSTALYTFAESHKKKTSPKEEISLSTMELSGTVVKQGYLAKQGHKRKNWKVRRFVLRKEPAFLHYYDPSKEENRPVGGFSLRGSLVSALEDNGVPAGVKGNVQGNLFKVITKDDTHYYIQASSKAERSEWIEAIKKLT